The Rhodococcus triatomae genome includes a window with the following:
- a CDS encoding signal peptidase I has translation MADESPELGTTEPGTTEPVTPQTAQGGSAPSPPLRRSRWAVVENVVLNVLAAAGVVCIAAVICAVVFNYSLIMFKTGSMSPTIPQGSLALVREIPATDVQVGDVITVDRPGQLPVSHRVIEVHPQTGGEVLVAMQGDDNPNPDPGMYRVSTVREVVWHVPGLARGVVWLSDPRVLASLTIAAAGLVLWAFWPRRDETAEAEMTEPDDEEATGVP, from the coding sequence ATGGCCGACGAAAGCCCGGAGCTGGGAACCACGGAGCCGGGAACCACGGAGCCGGTGACCCCACAGACCGCGCAGGGCGGATCGGCGCCGAGCCCGCCGCTCCGACGGTCGAGATGGGCGGTCGTGGAGAACGTCGTGCTCAACGTTCTCGCGGCGGCGGGCGTCGTGTGTATCGCGGCGGTCATCTGTGCGGTGGTCTTCAACTATTCGCTCATCATGTTCAAGACCGGCTCGATGTCACCGACGATCCCGCAGGGATCGCTGGCCCTGGTCCGCGAGATTCCGGCGACCGACGTGCAGGTGGGCGACGTCATCACGGTGGACCGCCCCGGTCAGCTGCCGGTGAGCCACCGGGTGATCGAGGTGCATCCACAGACCGGGGGCGAGGTCCTCGTCGCGATGCAGGGCGACGACAACCCCAACCCCGACCCGGGCATGTACCGGGTGAGCACGGTCCGGGAGGTGGTGTGGCATGTTCCCGGGCTGGCGAGGGGTGTCGTGTGGCTCTCCGATCCCCGGGTGCTCGCGAGTCTGACGATCGCTGCGGCGGGGCTCGTGTTGTGGGCGTTCTGGCCCCGGCGCGACGAGACCGCCGAGGCCGAGATGACCGAGCCCGACGACGAGGAGGCCACCGGTGTCCCGTAG
- a CDS encoding HAD family hydrolase, with protein sequence MGLPDSISACLFDLDGVLTSTEVLHRKAWKRTFDDFLRTREGTHFAPFTDADYLSYVDGKPRADGVRSFLSSRGITLPEGGHNDPHGAETVNGLGNRKNNLLLAVIDQEGVSPYPGSVRYLSAVYEAGLKIGVVTSSANGKAVLDAAGLSRYVHVRIDGVVIRDRGLRGKPAPDSYLAAAEALAVSPSGAAVFEDAISGVEAGRAGSFGLVVGVDRVGQASALRTHGADVVVSDLEELMTP encoded by the coding sequence ATAGGTCTGCCCGATTCGATCTCGGCGTGTTTGTTCGATCTCGACGGAGTGTTGACGAGCACGGAGGTACTCCATCGGAAGGCGTGGAAGCGCACTTTCGACGATTTCCTGCGCACCAGGGAGGGTACGCATTTCGCGCCGTTCACCGATGCCGACTACCTCTCCTACGTCGACGGCAAGCCGCGAGCGGACGGTGTCCGGTCGTTCCTCTCCTCGAGGGGCATCACCCTGCCGGAAGGTGGACACAACGATCCCCACGGCGCCGAGACCGTCAACGGCCTGGGCAATCGCAAGAACAATCTGCTGCTCGCCGTCATCGACCAGGAGGGCGTCAGTCCGTACCCGGGGTCGGTGCGCTACCTCAGCGCCGTGTACGAGGCAGGCCTGAAGATCGGTGTCGTCACCTCGTCGGCCAACGGCAAGGCGGTGCTCGACGCCGCGGGCCTGAGCCGCTACGTGCACGTGCGTATCGACGGGGTGGTGATCCGGGATCGCGGGCTCCGCGGTAAGCCCGCACCGGACTCCTACCTCGCCGCGGCCGAGGCACTTGCCGTGAGCCCCTCGGGGGCAGCAGTTTTCGAGGACGCGATCTCGGGCGTCGAAGCCGGACGCGCGGGCAGTTTCGGCCTGGTCGTCGGCGTGGACCGCGTCGGTCAGGCCTCGGCGCTGCGCACCCACGGCGCCGACGTCGTGGTGAGCGACCTCGAGGAGTTGATGACGCCGTGA
- a CDS encoding SipW-dependent-type signal peptide-containing protein: MTTDQLTRERSRRKRRAILASGLVLGVGAVVTLAAWNDSVWGDATFGTGDQSWNMQGSVDGGTSWHEFQIQADAGSMQFDLGAIDPGSLTPGDSVHALFGLRETEGHLGSTVTVASPVVDGANTLAQALDVTVYDHGSTNPGACTGTGGTQIVTGKLATVGASTPFTMAAGADNWLCYTVTLPAGTNPSGLAQTVDAAWEMQATSD; the protein is encoded by the coding sequence ATGACCACCGACCAACTCACTCGCGAACGAAGCCGCCGGAAGCGGCGCGCGATACTGGCCTCCGGACTCGTCCTCGGAGTCGGGGCCGTCGTCACACTCGCTGCCTGGAACGACTCGGTCTGGGGCGACGCCACCTTCGGCACCGGCGACCAATCCTGGAACATGCAGGGAAGCGTCGACGGAGGCACGAGCTGGCACGAGTTCCAGATCCAGGCGGACGCCGGCTCCATGCAGTTCGACCTGGGAGCGATCGACCCGGGGTCGCTCACACCCGGAGACTCGGTCCACGCCCTGTTCGGTCTGCGCGAAACCGAGGGGCACCTCGGTTCCACGGTCACCGTCGCCTCGCCGGTCGTGGACGGCGCGAACACGCTGGCCCAGGCCCTCGACGTCACGGTGTACGACCACGGGTCCACCAATCCCGGTGCGTGCACGGGCACCGGCGGCACTCAGATCGTCACCGGAAAGCTGGCAACGGTCGGGGCATCGACACCGTTCACCATGGCGGCAGGCGCCGACAACTGGCTCTGCTACACGGTGACGCTCCCCGCGGGTACCAATCCGTCCGGCCTCGCCCAGACGGTGGACGCGGCGTGGGAGATGCAGGCGACCAGCGACTGA
- a CDS encoding glycoside hydrolase family 65 protein, with the protein MSEDEEKGYEIAPWRLRWRGLDLHELHRTESTFALSNGHIGMRGTFEEGEPRGLPGTYLNGFYERRPLPYAEAGYGYPEDGQTVVNVTDGSIIRLLVDDEPLDMRYGTALFHERTLDFRAGTLRRVTEWESPTGRRVRITSERLVSFTSRALVAIRYEVEPLDGEVELVVQSDLLANEPIESATKDPRVAAALDDPLVADAASASDMRATLAHHTRSSGLRMAAAMDHQVEPLEAAQCRIQAEGDLARLTIAVDLPADGKLRLTKYVAYGWSAQRSSPALQAQVDAALAQAVETGWDTLAHRQREFLDHFWSVADVEIDGDTELQQAIRFALFHVIQAGARGETRAIPAKGLTGPGYDGHAFWDTEMFVLPLLTYTLPDAARDALMWRYRTLDKARARARQLGQAGAMFPWRSINGDECSGYWPAGTAAFHVNADVANATARYLAATDDEQFAEECGIELLVETARLWISLGHHDAHGEFRIDGVTGPDEYSAITDNNVYTNLMAQQNLIEAARYCERYPAVARYLDVTEEEAARWRAAAEHMRIPYDEALGVHPQSDGFTHHAEWDFAGTPAENYPLLLHYPYFDLYRKQLVKQADLVLAMYVRGDAFSYEQKAANFAYYEALTVRDSSLSACVQAVMAAEVGHMELAYDYLAEAALTDLHDLHDNVRNGLHIASLAGAWMACVAGFGGMRDCGDRVEFAPRLPPRLTRISFNLRLRGREVRVDIGKEEATYHLRSGAPMRLVHHGTDFKLGAAPERMPIPDLPPISPVRQPPGRAPIARSEL; encoded by the coding sequence GTGAGCGAGGACGAGGAGAAGGGCTACGAGATCGCGCCGTGGCGGTTGCGCTGGCGCGGCCTGGACCTCCACGAACTCCATCGCACCGAGTCCACGTTCGCCCTGTCCAACGGCCACATCGGGATGCGCGGCACCTTCGAGGAGGGCGAACCGCGCGGCCTGCCCGGCACCTACCTCAACGGGTTCTACGAACGCCGGCCCCTGCCGTACGCCGAGGCCGGGTACGGCTACCCCGAGGACGGGCAGACCGTCGTCAACGTCACCGACGGCTCCATCATCCGGCTCCTCGTCGACGACGAGCCCCTCGACATGCGTTACGGCACGGCGCTCTTCCACGAGCGCACCCTGGATTTCCGGGCCGGGACGCTGCGGCGGGTCACCGAGTGGGAGTCCCCCACCGGCCGCCGGGTGCGGATCACCTCCGAACGGCTGGTGTCGTTCACCTCCCGCGCCCTGGTCGCGATCCGGTACGAGGTGGAACCGCTCGACGGCGAGGTCGAACTGGTGGTGCAGTCGGATCTGCTCGCCAACGAGCCGATCGAGTCCGCAACGAAGGATCCCCGGGTGGCGGCCGCCCTCGACGATCCGCTGGTGGCGGACGCGGCGTCCGCGAGCGACATGCGCGCGACGCTCGCCCATCACACCCGTTCGTCCGGGCTGCGGATGGCCGCGGCGATGGATCACCAGGTCGAACCCCTGGAGGCGGCGCAGTGCCGGATCCAGGCCGAGGGCGACCTCGCCCGGCTCACCATCGCCGTCGACCTTCCCGCCGACGGAAAACTGCGGCTGACCAAGTACGTGGCCTACGGCTGGTCCGCCCAGCGGTCCTCCCCCGCGCTGCAGGCGCAGGTGGACGCGGCACTGGCCCAGGCGGTGGAGACGGGCTGGGACACACTGGCGCACCGCCAGCGCGAGTTCCTCGACCACTTCTGGTCGGTCGCGGACGTCGAGATCGACGGCGACACCGAACTGCAGCAGGCAATCCGGTTCGCCCTGTTCCACGTGATCCAGGCCGGGGCGCGCGGCGAGACCCGCGCCATCCCGGCGAAGGGTCTCACCGGCCCCGGCTACGACGGGCACGCCTTCTGGGACACCGAGATGTTCGTGCTCCCGTTGCTCACCTACACCCTTCCCGATGCGGCGCGGGACGCGCTGATGTGGCGGTACCGCACCCTCGACAAGGCGCGGGCGCGCGCCCGCCAGCTCGGGCAGGCCGGGGCGATGTTCCCGTGGCGCTCGATCAACGGTGACGAGTGTTCGGGCTATTGGCCCGCCGGCACCGCGGCATTCCACGTCAACGCGGACGTGGCGAACGCGACCGCCCGGTACCTGGCCGCCACCGACGACGAGCAGTTCGCCGAGGAGTGTGGCATAGAGCTGCTGGTGGAGACGGCGCGACTGTGGATCTCGCTCGGACATCACGATGCACACGGAGAGTTCCGTATCGACGGGGTGACCGGGCCGGACGAGTACAGCGCGATCACCGACAACAACGTCTACACGAACCTCATGGCGCAGCAGAACCTGATCGAGGCGGCCCGATACTGCGAGCGCTATCCGGCCGTCGCCCGGTATCTGGACGTCACCGAGGAGGAGGCGGCACGCTGGCGGGCTGCCGCCGAGCACATGCGCATCCCGTACGACGAGGCACTCGGGGTGCACCCCCAGTCGGACGGGTTCACCCACCACGCGGAGTGGGACTTCGCCGGGACACCCGCGGAGAACTACCCGCTGCTGCTCCACTACCCGTACTTCGATCTCTACCGGAAACAGCTGGTCAAGCAGGCCGACCTGGTGCTCGCGATGTATGTGCGCGGCGACGCCTTCAGCTACGAGCAGAAGGCGGCGAACTTCGCCTACTACGAGGCCCTGACGGTGCGGGACTCGTCGCTCTCGGCCTGCGTGCAGGCGGTGATGGCGGCCGAGGTCGGCCACATGGAACTCGCGTACGACTATCTCGCGGAAGCGGCGTTGACCGATCTGCACGATCTGCACGACAACGTCCGGAACGGGCTGCACATCGCCTCGCTCGCGGGCGCATGGATGGCCTGCGTGGCGGGGTTCGGCGGGATGCGGGACTGCGGCGACCGGGTGGAGTTCGCGCCCCGGCTGCCGCCACGGCTGACCCGGATCAGCTTCAACCTGCGGCTGCGCGGGCGTGAGGTGCGGGTCGACATCGGCAAGGAGGAGGCCACGTACCACCTGCGGTCGGGTGCCCCGATGCGGCTGGTGCACCACGGCACGGACTTCAAGCTGGGGGCGGCACCCGAGCGGATGCCGATCCCGGATCTGCCACCGATCTCGCCGGTGCGGCAGCCGCCCGGACGGGCACCGATCGCCCGTAGCGAGCTGTGA